Below is a genomic region from Trichoderma asperellum chromosome 2, complete sequence.
GCTCGAGGCCCTTTCCCCGCAGTCCAAAGTTCAGGTCTAGTAAAATTGGAGGCCGAAGCCATTGACCATCGTCTGCAGCTTGCTAGGGACGAAGGGGCTGCAGCGAGAGCTGCAATGCGCGCTCCAGATTCACTGGCGAACAACGCCACACCGATACGGACGGTTGCACGAATACAACGGTAACTACGCCGGATCTGGCTGCTTAACGAAACTGAAGCACATACGAAGCGCCTACCGTACATGGTAGCGCTTCGTAGTTGGTATTATTAGACCTTCTCCCAATGGGTTACTGAACTAATTCCACGGATGTTAACAAACAGAGTATGTGTGCTCCAATGCAATGGTAATGTACACGCACTCAGCCCCACTCGCTGCCGGTGACGGCTGAATGatcattttttattaattgatGCAATATCAACACAAACGGGCGTCTGGGACATGGGGGATGCTTGGCCTCTGCGCAAAGGGACatactacaagtatgtagaaaaaaaagcaagaggGTGGGCCAAAGATGGCCAGCATTTCGTCGGGCAGCGCTTTGAACAATGCTACTTActatgtactccgtattagcTGCAATGAATGGGGATTTCGGGCttcgcttttttctttttcttgctcatTTCCCTCTcctgttttgttttcttacCAGCCGTTCTTTTTCAACGGGGTCAGGCTTACGGAGCTCTTTTTTGGAGCAAGGGGCTCCTCTTCTGCTGACGATAACTTTCTCATGACAGATGCAAGACGTCATGACCCTAGCTGAGTGCGGCAGGTCGTGATAAGGCCCTGGGAATCGGTCGAGCGCAGTTTAATATGAACTTATGAGCAGCAACGCACAAGGGAGGCATTAGACGATGGGAAAGTTTGATATTAGAAGGTGTATCcacggagtactccgtattgaGAGTTTTTACCTGTTGCGACTGGGGGAGGGGGCAACAGACCCGGAAGCTTAGACGGATTACATGGAAAGACAAACTGCGCTAAATCGTATTCAAAAGCAGATCGGtgagctcttccagccataGGCCAACAGACAAAGTCCCAAGTCCATTCTTGTAGTCCTTGACCGCTAGTCCCagacgcacacacacacgtcCTTACCCTGTAGTGGCTTGCATTTGAGTAATATCaccatgttttttttttggctaaAAGACGGTTCTACCAATCGATGGTGCTTGGCTTCGTAAGCTAGCGTTCCGCGTATACGCAATGTTGCCCTCCCAAATTACAGTGCTACTAGGAGTAtattgctgccgctgctgggagAAGGCATTTGTAGCAGTACTTGTACTAAATTGTGCCAGGATTATACTCTCTCCTTGCATTCCCAAGTGCTTGGATGATGCTCCTTCTTTGGCACCCATGATGCATATACATGAATCTGGGGTGCGGCACTGGCGGCGTTTACGAGCTGCGGGAAGGATACGCGTGACGTTGGAGGTGCGTCTGGCTGAAAGCCATTGAGACGTGTTGGTTCGTTCTGGACAGGCTCGCGTGTCTGGGGTAtgccatgtatgtatgatGTTGAGCTAGGTAGTAGCAGTATATCACACATCAGCTGGCCTAGCTATGCGAGATAAGCACATAGCTGGCAGAGGGAGAGTGACGGCTGAAAGGCCCGTTCCCGTCCAACTGCCATCCCCAGGATTTCCCTCACCGACATGACAGCGGTTGAAAGTCAAAGGGAGAGAGCTGCAGAGAGGCTTATCCCGCTAGTCAATGtagatgcaatgcaatgtaTGCAAGTATAAGTCAGCTGCGTCGAGTGACAAGTCTCGTCTTGTGAGGTATAGCTCCGTAAAACGTGGAAGAATATGGGGAAACTGGATCTTCCTGGTTCGTGGCGGTCGTAGCGAGGATTCCGTCACGAGATAGGAGAGACGCATAGGCAGGGATACTGAAAACTTTACTTCAATCATGCTCTCTCGCCTTTTGACTTTTTGACAGAGTTCTCCATGGACTTTGAATCCCTTTTTTGTTCTCGCTTTCTCGAATTCGATGCAAAATTTGAGTTGGAAGCGTGACTGTTGCCGTGGATGATAAAGTTGGAGCGTGCATATCAAAAACGTAATAAATCAGAACTCACATTgtctgtttttttcttcgtatCTGGAATCGTGACCTTGAATCTATACCGCTGCATTGACAGATCTATGACGTTTGTATAGAATATCCACCGCTATGCATGCGAGGGTATGTAGAGTATATCTAGATAGGCAGGGAGGCATATCTTTGTCGCGTGGCACATATGAAAACTTTGTTTACCTCCCTTTTCTGCGTGGGGGCCATGTCTGACTTTTGAGTCGAGGAAGCGAATTGACGGTGAACCATCTCactgcttttgcttctccctGCAGTGAGCACAAGGACCAGTTTCATGAGACTGGTTTGTAGTTAACGCGCTGCTTAGTTTGTGAAGGAAAAGGGATACCGGTCTTTACCTTGTGCTCGGTCTTCGCAAGTGTTGCTCCTTTCGTGACATCCTCGATAATAACGACGTATGACGTGAATTCGAGTCCCTTCAAGATAACTGACCATGTGTTGTTGAGTCAATCTTGGCGGCACAAAAGAGCAAACGACGACAAGTCGAGTTTTCAAAACTCATGATTTATTCAGACAACTATGTAAATTTTGTTTcccgccatcatcattcATCTGAAAACACCCGCCCCCGAACGCCACTCCTTGGGTATCCAAAATCCATTTTTTGTCCTTATCGagaagtatatatatttaaaaattaaagggTCAAAACTCGCTTAATCTTCATGCACAGGGGGGCCGGCATAGTTCTTGTGGCCCCAGGCCCAGTACCAAATGCCGGAGATGGCCGTCGCGGCAATGAACACAACGGGAGCATAGTTGACCGTCTCGGCGGTGACGGGGATGACAGTCGGCATGCAAAACAGCGGCATAGCAAGCAAAGACCAGGCTGTGAAACGTAATCAAGTTAGTCATTTAGAGTAGCAACCATGGAATGAACAAAGAATAATGCTTACCAACTGTGACAACATTGCAGAAAGTACCAAGATGGCCGAGATAGAACTTGCCCTTGCGAATTTGCTTTCTTCCGCTAAACAGACTGATGGCGACGGGAGTTCCATATGCGGCGGTCAGGCAAATGACACCAACACCAGAGAAGGCGTTGAAGGCGGCGGAAGAACCGAAGTAGATGACTCCGAGGATGATTTGTACGACCATACTGAGCATCATGGCGTTGAAAGGTACATCCAGAGTCTTGTTGACCTTGACCCACCACTTAGAGCCAGGGATGGCACCATCACGAGCAAAAGCCCAAGTGCAACGAGACGCAGCAGTGGTGCAGCCAATGCCGCACATGACGGCGAGGACCATGATCGGAATAAGGAGGCCAATGGCACCACCAGAAGAGCCGACGGCGGACTTGATGATGGGAGGCACAGGCTGAGCGGAAACCAGTTCAGCGAGCGCTTGCAGGTCGTcaatgacgaagacgagcgggacgaggaaaagaagaccaGCAATAGtgttgatgacgatggtggcAACCATGGCCTTGGGGACCTGAGTGGCAGGGTCCTTGACTTCTTCGCACATACTAGCATCGGCTTGTTAGTATAATTGACGAGAAAAGAGGCAATATCAAGGCAAAAGGCAAATCACTTACGAAATAATCATTCCTGTTGAAGAGGTGGCATAGGCAGCATGGAGCAGACCGACACAGAAAGACCAGCCACTAGGCCAGCCAGAGAAAGATTCGAAGTGACCAAACACCCATTTGGCGTCATTTCGGCCCTCCTTGGCAAGCACCAGAATGGTGACCATGAGGGCAATGACACCGGCGAATGTCCAGAAAACAGCGGCAGTCTACCAGTAGAGTTAACTCTCCGTCATCTtcaaaaaattatatatatatatatatatatataaaggggTGGATGAAGGGCAGAAAAATATCACCAGCTTTTGGGCCAACTTTAAAAGGAAAATACAAGGGgggtaaaaaagaagaagaaagtcgTGAGAGACTTACATCCAGCCAAGGGAGCCACTTGTTGCCAAACGCAGACACGGCATTGCAGAACAACGTCAGggccaagaagatgaggaagaccTGCCATGTTTCACCTGCGAAGATACCGACACCAGGCTCCTTCTCGAACACATTGATACAAGAAACGAAGAACAAGGTGCTGCCAAAGTTGACGGCTAGGGTGATTGTAATATtgccgacgacgaagagccAACCGGTGATCCAACTTGCAATGCGCCTCCATTTAGGAGAAGCCAGCATAAACGCTTGATAGTAGACACCTGGAGAAAGCGACAAAGGTTAGCACTGTGTTTATTAGATCTTGCGGTTGTGGAAGAGCTCGCGACGAATGGAATGCGCAAGACGTTCCGCAAGAttcgaaaacaaaaaagggcGACTGGAATTGGCGAGATATACCTCCGGCAGTAGGATAAACGCTCGTGATTTCACCCAGCGAGGCAGCGacgcagatgatgatgagagagaCCAGGACCCATCCCCAGATAATATCGACAGGGCCACCTCCCAGCAGAGGGTAGTATAACGTCGTGGCTAAACCGTACGGGATCGAGGCGAGGACGAAGGACATGAAGGCGACTTGGGCCGTCGATCGATTGCGCGACAGTTCGGGCGTATAGCCGAGGGTCTCAAGGAGGTGGTCGGCGGAGTCTTCGACGCTCGACAGCTGGTTGCTCTCCAGCTGCTTGGAGTCCACCATGGGCGGGCTTGCGCCCAGCTTGGACGAGGAGGACATGATGGGCGAGGACAAGACCGTCTGCGAAGGACGGAGGGTATCACGACAGCACGAAGAGTTGCGAAAAAGGACGTCGCTAAAGGCACAAGGCGAGAAAGGAAGATTCAagagttttaaaaaagaaaagcaaaagaagtgGGTAAgtaaaagaggaggagcagcaaaGAGAGGCACGTGTGGTCTAGACTTCGCGACAGGCTGCGAGATCCAACAGTCGATTGTGTTGAGAGGCTGGTGGCGCCGAGCTCATGCAGGTAAGCAGGGTTCAAGGCAACCGGGATGCTGTGATAAACGAGCTGAAGTCCATATGCGACTAGGCCGCATGCGATGTCTGTCGCGTGCTTCGGGGGTCTCGAAGCCTTGTCTAGCGAGAGATGAGGTCGATGGGGActttgaagaaaaaggaacgGAAAAGaaactactactaggtatgtTATTAtagtgtttctttttttttttgtggggGAAGCAGAGAGTGTCTCTGGTTCCAAAAAGGGTTGAGAGTTGgaaagtagaaaaaaaaaaaaaaagattaaataCAAGTTTAAGTAggacgagagaagagagacagaaaaaaaccTCCGAGTCGAGGAAATCACAAAGTACCAAAGGCGcattgtctctctctcctcttttttccctctctgcTCTCTTATTTGGCACCGGCGGGGCGGCACCAGCCAGTTTCAGCAACAGGAACTTGGCGTTGATCGACGCTCCGAGAAGTTCGCGctaaagaaggagaaaacaAGCCGTGTCCGAATCAAAAAGCTTCTACAGTAACTACTACTAGATATAAGACCTGAACGAACAGGAGAGTCATTCATCAGGCTAAAGCCTTGTCCCCCAGACCTGGAGCTGATGGGCTTGGGCCCCTCTGCTGGTATAGTACAAATCTACCAGTAGGACATTTCGACTGCTTGACACGCGCGAGGTTTTCCCCCTCTAGAGATCCATGGCGGCGTGGGCGCTAGCTCGAGTTTTTccatcattatcatcatggcATTATGGGTTTTTTGGTATGATACGGTACCACAACTGGGGCAGTTCCCCAGGCTAGCGAAGCAGCCAGGCTCGGGGCTAGACTGGGTTGGACAAGGGGGAGGCGATAAAACCTAGCCCTGGGATGGCTTTTCATGGCTCTGAGTGGCTGTCGGCGGTTCTTTTTGTGGTCCCAGGTGGCTTCGTTAGTGACATTGGAAGAATGTCCGACCTTGGCAAACTACGTCAGAACTTTGGGGCGTAAGAGGCGGTCTTGGCCGACGAAAGCCTCTCCAGGATGGTGGTGTGAATGGGCCGTTTCTATTTGTTTTAGTTTTTCTAGAAGGACTTTAAACTCAGGGTGCTGCGTAAGACGTGTGTAATGTGTGGTTTACTGCAACCTTGATCTTTACTTAGAATACTTACGGGTTGACAGCGGGTTATTTTTTGTGGGTTGCAGATTCAGCGTAGATTTGCGAGAGGTTGCTTGCGAAAGTCTCTCTCGTATTAGTACAGCATGTAGGTATTTGTTGATGCTTGAAGCCCACCGCGTTGGTGAGGCATGCTAATAACACAGACAAGGTATGTGCCTGCAAAAGGACTGATTACCCCTAGGATTTGTACCAGCCACGAGGTACAGTACATTGCATGTACATGAATACGAGTCAAAAACAATAAcgcagagacaaaaaaaaaacccccaaaAGAGTCAGTAATCAAATGGCCATGAAAGAAGGACCCGCAAGCACA
It encodes:
- a CDS encoding uncharacterized protein (EggNog:ENOG41~TransMembrane:12 (i53-72o84-108i129-158o178-197i209-228o248-272i293-311o343-369i390-412o418-440i452-470o490-509i)), whose amino-acid sequence is MSSSSKLGASPPMVDSKQLESNQLSSVEDSADHLLETLGYTPELSRNRSTAQVAFMSFVLASIPYGLATTLYYPLLGGGPVDIIWGWVLVSLIIICVAASLGEITSVYPTAGGVYYQAFMLASPKWRRIASWITGWLFVVGNITITLAVNFGSTLFFVSCINVFEKEPGVGIFAGETWQVFLIFLALTLFCNAVSAFGNKWLPWLDTAAVFWTFAGVIALMVTILVLAKEGRNDAKWVFGHFESFSGWPSGWSFCVGLLHAAYATSSTGMIISMCEEVKDPATQVPKAMVATIVINTIAGLLFLVPLVFVIDDLQALAELVSAQPVPPIIKSAVGSSGGAIGLLIPIMVLAVMCGIGCTTAASRCTWAFARDGAIPGSKWWVKVNKTLDVPFNAMMLSMVVQIILGVIYFGSSAAFNAFSGVGVICLTAAYGTPVAISLFSGRKQIRKGKFYLGHLGTFCNVVTVAWSLLAMPLFCMPTVIPVTAETVNYAPVVFIAATAISGIWYWAWGHKNYAGPPVHED